One Falco cherrug isolate bFalChe1 chromosome 11, bFalChe1.pri, whole genome shotgun sequence DNA window includes the following coding sequences:
- the RNPEPL1 gene encoding aminopeptidase RNPEPL1, translating to MAAPAPRPPGLCCCRKGSAAGPEAPPAPPPPPEPPPDVASASSSQLFSLRHLHLGLELRPEARALAGCLVLELCALRPQPRALVLDVHPALHVLSAAYRRAAAGEAPCSFAFSPAEAAPAPLPLPPCPPPPPPPPPCAPPCAASPPCTATFLSAPCIAAGPLPAAAPPGEPPASPPPAAEPPPPLPLFAQPPCAACPLGFRVDPFTDYGSSLTVSLPAALQPHQPFQIIVRYTTADGPAIWWLDPELTYGNAKPFVFTQGHSVCNRSFFPCFDTPAVKCTYSATVKAPAGIQVLMSATQSTYLEEEGVYQFYMEYPVPAYLVALVAGDLIHADIGPRSRVWAEPCLLPTAISKLSGIVERWLTAAESLYGPYIWGRYDIVFLPPSFPIVAMENPCLTFIISSILESDEFLIIDVIHEVAHSWFGNAVTNATWEEMWLSEGLATYAQRRITTETYGAAFTCLETAFRLDALHRQMKLLGEDNPVSKLQVKLEPGVNPSNLMNLFTYEKGYCFVYYLSQLCGDPRHFDSFLRAYIEKYKFTSVVAQDLLDSFLNFFPELKEQCVESKAGLEFERWLNATGPPLAEPDLSQGSSLTRPVETLFKLWTTEPLDSAAAASSVDLTKWRTFQTVLFLDRLLDGSPLPHEVIKKLSECYSSQLDSMNAEIRIRWLQIVVRNDYYPDLYKVRRFLENQMSRMYTIPLYEDLCTGTLKSFALEIFYQTQNQLHPNLRKTIQQILSQGLNPLPAIDTTAVTTDTPAMVLEDKVSEATNGAISLRDVNVSA from the exons ATGGCGGCTCCGGCTCCGCGGCCGCCCGGCCTGTGCTGCTGCCGCAAGGGCTCCGCGGCCGGGCCGGaggcgccgccggccccgccgccgcctcccgaGCCGCCGCCGGACGTGGCGTCGGCCTCCAGCTCGCAGCTCTTCAGCCTCCGCCACCTgcacctggggctggagctgcggCCCGAGGCGCGGGCGCTGGCgggctgcctggtgctggaGCTCTGCGCCCTgcggccgcagccccgcgccctGGTGCTGGACGTCCACCCGGCCCTGCACGTCCTCTCGGCCGCCTACCGCCGCGCCGCGGCCGGGGAAGCGCCCTGCTCCTTCGCCTTCTCGCCCGCCGAGGCCGCCCCGGCGCCGCTGCCCCTgccgccctgcccgccgccgccgccgccgccgccgccctgcGCGCCGCCCTGCGCCGCCAGCCCGCCCTGCACCGCCACCTTCCTCTCGGCGCCCTGCATCGCCGCcggcccgctgcccgccgccgcccccccgggggAGCCGcccgccagccccccgcccgccgccgagccgccgccgccgctgcccctcTTCGCCCAGCCGCCGTGCGCCGCCTGCCCGCTCGGCTTCAGGGTGGACCCCTTCACTGACTACGGCTCGTCCCTCACCGTCTCCCTGCCCGCCGCCCTCCAGCCGCACCAGCCCTTCCAGATCATCGTCCGCTACACCACGGCCGACGGCCCCGCC ATCTGGTGGCTGGATCCAGAACTGACGTATGGCAACGCCAAGCCATTTGTCTTCACGCAGGGCCACTCGGTGTGTAACCGGtctttcttcccctgctttGACACACCAGCAGTGAAATGCACCTACTCGGCTACTGTCAAG GCTCCAGCAGGCATACAGGTGTTGATGAGTGCCACCCAAAGTACCTACTTAGAAGAGGAAGGTGTATACCAATTTTACATGGAATATCCAGTTCCTGCCTACCTAGTGGCCCTGGTGGCAGGAGACCTTATACATGCAGACATAGGTCCAAG GAGCAGAGTGTGGGCAGAGCCTTGCCTGCTGCCAACAGCCATCAGCAAGCTTTCTGGCATTGTTGAGCGCTGGTTGACTGCTGCAGAGAGTCTGTATGGCCCATATATATGGGGAAG ATATgacattgtttttcttcctccatcctTCCCTATTGTTGCTATGGAAAACCCATGCCTGACCTTCATCATCTCTTCCATTCTGGAGAGCGATGAGTTCTTGATCATTGATGTCATTCATGAAGTTGCCCACAGCTGGTTTGGAAACGCAGTCACCAATGCTACGTGGGAGGAGATGTGGCTGAGCGAGGGGCTAGCCACGTATGCACAGCGCCGGATCACCACAGAGACCTATG GAGCTGCCTTCACATGTTTGGAGACTGCATTCCGCCTTGATGCTCTCCACAGACAGATGAAGCTCCTTGGAGAAGACAACCCGGTCAGCAAGCTTCAGGTTAAACTGGAGCCAG GTGTAAATCCTAGTAATTTAATGAACCTTTTCACTTATGAGAAAGGCTACTGCTTTGTTTACTACCTGTCCCAGCTCTGTGGTGACCCAAGACACTTTGACTCCTTCCTAAGA GCCTACATTGAGAAGTACAAGTTTACCAGCGTTGTGGCTCAAGATCTTCTGGAttctttcctgaatttttttccagagctgaaAGAGCAATGTGTTGAGAGCAAAGCAG GACTGGAGTTTGAACGTTGGCTCAATGCTACAGGACCTCCGTTAGCTGAGCCAGACTTATCTCAGGGATCCAGTTTGACCAGACCAGTGGAGACGCTCTTCAAACTCTGGACCACAGAGCCTCTggactctgctgctgctgccagcagtgttGACCTCACTAAATGGAGAACGTTCCAAACCGTGCTTTTCTTGGACAGATTGCTGGATGGGTCACCACTGCCGCATG AGGTGATAAAAAAGCTTTCGGAATGTTACTCCTCTCAGCTGGACTCCATGAATGCAGAAATCCGTATCCGCTGGTTGCAGATTGTAGTCCGAAATGACTATTATCCAGACCTTTACAAAGTCCGTCGCTTCTTGGAAAACCAG atGTCTCGGATGTACACAATTCCACTTTATGAGGACCTTTGCACTGGCACCCTCAAGTCTTTTGCCTTAGAAATTTTCTACCAGACCCAAAACCAGCTGCATCCCAATTTGCGGAAAACCATCCAACAGATCTTATCACAGGGCCTGAATCCACTTCCTGCCATAGACACTACAGCAGTTACTACAGACACACCAGCCATGGTGCTTGAGGACAAAGTCTCAGAGGCCACAAATGGTGCCATTTCACTCAGGGATGTTAATGTGTCTGCTTAG